A genomic stretch from Marinobacter fonticola includes:
- the aceE gene encoding pyruvate dehydrogenase (acetyl-transferring), homodimeric type: MYQDEDPIETQEWMEALDSLIENEGLERAKFIMERLSERASRDGTQLPYSITTPFRNTIPVTQESRMPGDLFMERRIRSLIRWNALAMVLRANKRPGELGGHVSSFSSAATLYDVGFNYFFNAGNEKQESDSVYFQGHSSPGIYARSYLEGRFEEEHLDKYREEVDGNGLSSYPHPWLMPDYWEFPTVSMGLGPIQAIYQAHVMKYLHSRELIDMGDRHVWCFIGDGECDEPETLGAIALAGREKLDNLIFVINCNLQRLDGPVRGNGKIIQELEGVFRGANWNVLKVVWGRMWDQLFERDTDGVMQHAMDEICDGELQNYKSNGPAYTRKHFFGKYPELAKLVEDMTDDDINQLNRGGHDPYKVYAAYHNAVHNKGKPTVILAHTIKGYGFGAAGEAQNTAHSLKKMDIEGLKAFRDRFGIPLKDEELKDVPYYRPAPDSPEMVYMKKRRQELGGFYPKRRRDSQPLQIPKVDIFSNLLDGSGDREISTTMAFVRLLTSLSKDKRVGKRVVPIVPDEARTFGMEGMFRQMGIYTSEGQKYTPQDREQIMYYKEDKQGQILEEGITEDGSMAAWMACATSYSTNDFPLIPFYSFYSMFGFQRVGDLAWASCDIQARGFLMGGTSGRTTLNGEGLQHQDGHSHILAQTFPSCVSYDPTYAYELAVIVHDGMKRMYENNENVFYYITLLNENYQQPAMPKGVEDGIVKGMYQLESVETKGRKKTPRVQLLGCGAILNEVRAAAQLLKDDFSVASDVWSVTSFNELARDGQHVDRWNRLHPDDKAKQPYITKCLEKQKGPVVASTDYMKLYADQVRRWIPTEYEVLGTDGYGRSDTRERLRSFFEVDRYHVVVAALTALSREGEVKQDQVLEAMRKYGIDRNKPNPLKV, translated from the coding sequence ATGTATCAGGACGAAGATCCTATCGAAACCCAGGAATGGATGGAGGCGCTGGACTCCCTCATCGAGAATGAGGGGTTGGAGCGTGCCAAGTTCATCATGGAACGTCTTTCCGAGCGTGCCAGCCGGGACGGTACCCAGCTTCCCTATTCGATTACCACGCCGTTTCGCAACACCATTCCCGTCACCCAGGAATCACGGATGCCGGGCGACCTGTTCATGGAACGCCGCATTCGTTCGTTGATCCGCTGGAATGCCCTGGCGATGGTGCTGCGGGCGAACAAGCGCCCAGGCGAACTGGGCGGACACGTATCCTCGTTCTCGTCGGCGGCCACGCTTTACGATGTTGGTTTCAACTACTTCTTTAATGCCGGCAACGAGAAGCAAGAATCCGATTCGGTGTATTTCCAGGGTCATTCGTCGCCGGGTATCTACGCCCGCTCTTATCTGGAAGGGCGATTTGAAGAAGAGCACCTGGATAAATATCGCGAAGAGGTCGATGGCAACGGCTTGTCGTCCTACCCGCACCCTTGGTTAATGCCGGATTACTGGGAATTTCCCACCGTTTCCATGGGGTTGGGGCCCATTCAGGCGATCTACCAAGCGCACGTCATGAAGTACCTCCACAGTCGCGAGTTGATCGATATGGGCGACCGCCACGTGTGGTGCTTTATCGGCGATGGCGAATGCGACGAGCCGGAAACCCTGGGCGCTATCGCGCTGGCCGGCCGCGAAAAGCTGGACAACCTGATCTTCGTCATCAACTGCAACCTGCAGCGCCTGGACGGCCCGGTGCGTGGCAACGGCAAAATCATCCAGGAATTGGAAGGTGTGTTCCGGGGGGCCAACTGGAACGTACTCAAGGTGGTTTGGGGCCGCATGTGGGACCAGTTGTTTGAACGCGATACCGACGGTGTGATGCAGCACGCCATGGATGAAATCTGCGACGGTGAACTGCAGAACTATAAGAGCAATGGTCCGGCCTATACCCGTAAGCACTTCTTCGGCAAGTACCCGGAGCTGGCGAAGTTGGTCGAGGACATGACCGACGACGACATCAACCAGCTCAACCGTGGCGGTCATGACCCGTACAAGGTCTACGCCGCCTATCACAACGCCGTTCATAATAAAGGCAAGCCGACGGTCATTCTTGCGCACACCATCAAGGGCTATGGTTTCGGCGCCGCCGGCGAGGCGCAGAACACCGCCCATTCCCTTAAGAAGATGGATATTGAGGGGCTCAAGGCTTTCCGTGATCGTTTCGGCATCCCGTTGAAGGACGAAGAACTCAAGGACGTGCCCTATTACCGTCCGGCGCCGGATAGTCCGGAAATGGTCTACATGAAAAAGCGCCGGCAGGAACTGGGTGGTTTCTATCCCAAACGCCGCAGGGACAGCCAGCCGCTGCAAATTCCGAAAGTCGACATTTTCAGCAATCTGCTGGACGGTTCCGGCGACCGGGAAATCTCAACCACCATGGCGTTTGTGCGCCTTCTGACCTCATTGTCCAAGGACAAGCGCGTTGGCAAGCGGGTGGTGCCTATCGTACCGGACGAGGCGCGAACGTTCGGCATGGAAGGGATGTTCCGCCAGATGGGGATCTATACCTCCGAGGGGCAGAAATACACGCCCCAGGACCGTGAACAGATCATGTACTACAAGGAGGACAAGCAGGGCCAGATCCTCGAGGAAGGCATCACCGAGGATGGCTCGATGGCCGCCTGGATGGCGTGTGCCACCTCCTACAGCACCAATGATTTCCCGCTGATTCCGTTCTACAGTTTCTACTCCATGTTCGGTTTCCAGCGGGTGGGCGACTTGGCTTGGGCCTCCTGCGATATCCAGGCCCGAGGCTTCCTCATGGGCGGCACTTCCGGCCGTACCACGCTCAACGGCGAGGGCTTGCAGCACCAGGATGGGCACAGCCATATCCTGGCCCAGACGTTCCCGTCCTGCGTGTCCTACGACCCCACCTATGCCTACGAACTGGCCGTGATTGTGCACGATGGCATGAAGCGAATGTACGAAAACAACGAAAATGTTTTCTATTACATCACGTTGCTGAACGAAAATTACCAGCAGCCGGCCATGCCCAAAGGTGTCGAGGACGGCATCGTCAAAGGCATGTACCAACTGGAGTCCGTCGAAACCAAAGGCCGCAAGAAGACGCCTCGGGTTCAGCTACTGGGTTGCGGCGCGATCCTCAACGAGGTCCGGGCGGCCGCCCAGTTACTCAAAGATGACTTCAGCGTGGCCAGCGACGTGTGGAGCGTGACCAGCTTCAACGAACTGGCCCGCGACGGCCAGCACGTGGACCGCTGGAACAGGCTTCATCCGGACGATAAGGCGAAACAGCCTTACATTACCAAATGCCTGGAAAAGCAGAAGGGCCCGGTAGTCGCATCCACGGACTACATGAAGCTCTACGCCGATCAGGTACGCCGCTGGATTCCGACCGAATACGAGGTGCTTGGCACCGATGGCTACGGTCGCAGCGATACACGCGAGCGCCTACGCAGCTTCTTCGAGGTCGATCGCTACCATGTGGTGGTTGCGGCACTGACGGCGTTGTCCCGGGAAGGGGAGGTCAAGCAGGATCAAGTGCTTGAGGCGATGCGTAAATACGGTATCGACCGCAACAAACCCAACCCGCTGAAGGTTTAA
- a CDS encoding (Fe-S)-binding protein codes for MNATPVNRVYLFGTCLVDVFHPRAGMAAVRLLEREGIFVDFPPEQTCCGQPPYNSGYDEQARDVARQVVERFSDPIPVIVPSGSCAGMLRHHYPSLLADDPLANAAQDLAARTYELHEFLNRVLKIRLEDQGAPVRVAMHTACSARREMGVRDDGLALLGQLKHVEVCEPENAEACCGFGGTFAVKMSEVSAAMASDKCGAIRATGARQLLSSDCGCLMNIDGMLRKQGQDLNGEHLAEFIWKRTGGEPL; via the coding sequence ATGAACGCTACGCCTGTAAATCGTGTCTATCTGTTCGGAACTTGCCTAGTCGATGTGTTCCACCCCCGCGCCGGTATGGCCGCCGTCCGTCTGCTGGAACGCGAGGGCATCTTCGTCGATTTCCCGCCCGAGCAAACCTGCTGCGGTCAGCCGCCTTATAACTCGGGCTACGATGAACAAGCTCGGGACGTTGCCCGGCAGGTGGTCGAGCGTTTCAGCGATCCGATCCCCGTTATCGTCCCCTCCGGTTCTTGTGCCGGTATGCTGCGCCACCACTACCCCAGCCTGCTCGCGGACGACCCCCTTGCCAACGCCGCACAGGATCTGGCGGCACGTACCTATGAGCTGCACGAATTTCTGAATCGCGTACTTAAGATTCGCCTGGAGGACCAGGGCGCCCCTGTCCGCGTGGCGATGCACACCGCGTGCTCCGCGCGGCGCGAGATGGGCGTACGGGACGATGGGCTCGCCCTGCTGGGTCAGTTGAAACACGTCGAAGTGTGCGAGCCGGAGAATGCAGAAGCCTGCTGCGGTTTCGGCGGCACCTTCGCGGTGAAAATGTCCGAGGTTTCCGCTGCCATGGCCTCAGATAAGTGCGGGGCGATCCGGGCCACCGGAGCCCGTCAGTTGCTGAGCAGCGACTGTGGCTGTCTGATGAATATCGACGGCATGCTGCGTAAGCAAGGACAGGACCTGAACGGCGAACATCTGGCAGAATTTATCTGGAAGCGGACGGGAGGCGAACCTTTATGA
- a CDS encoding LutB/LldF family L-lactate oxidation iron-sulfur protein produces MSGFSTHPDHDFDVRIHDALGNAELRESFHGAMHFLRDKRRTQFPDPNALEALRDRGAAIRDRALARLPDLLEQLERNCTRNGIQVHWAETAEEANTLITGLVNAAQGKRIVKGKSMATEEIGLNSAFEAAGFTCLESDMGEYIVQQANETPSHIIMPAIHRNKASIARQFHTQIPETPYTEDVDELIGTGRRVLRRAFAEADVGISGVNFAVAETGTLCLVENEGNGRMSTTVPDMHIAVMGIEKVIERLADLPDLLRLLTRSATGQAVTTYLNLISSPRKQDECDGPRQVHLVLLDNGRSRIYADRQLRETLRCIRCGACMNHCPVYERLGGHAYGTVYPGPIGQVVMPQLHGLDRAGKLTQACSLNGACGEACPVRIPLPDLIRRLRHEGVTQDTGSPVKGHGRQRKPAEALTWKIWSLIHRTPWLYSLTTHLATRARKLLPPWPRAWTNHRAPLEPAERSFREMMEQRGRDPGGKQ; encoded by the coding sequence ATGAGTGGATTCAGCACCCATCCCGATCACGACTTCGACGTTCGCATCCACGATGCCCTGGGCAACGCGGAGTTACGCGAGAGTTTTCACGGGGCAATGCATTTTCTGCGGGATAAGCGTCGCACCCAGTTTCCGGACCCGAACGCCCTGGAAGCCCTGCGCGACCGTGGTGCCGCCATCCGCGACCGCGCGTTGGCCCGGCTGCCCGATTTGCTCGAGCAGCTCGAGCGCAACTGCACCCGCAACGGCATACAGGTGCATTGGGCGGAGACCGCCGAAGAGGCAAACACCCTGATTACCGGTCTGGTCAACGCCGCCCAGGGCAAACGCATCGTCAAAGGCAAATCGATGGCCACCGAGGAAATAGGCCTGAACTCGGCTTTCGAAGCCGCCGGCTTTACCTGCCTGGAATCCGATATGGGCGAATACATCGTCCAGCAAGCGAACGAAACGCCGTCCCACATCATCATGCCGGCGATTCATCGCAACAAGGCAAGCATCGCGCGTCAGTTCCACACGCAGATCCCCGAGACGCCGTACACGGAGGATGTGGATGAACTGATCGGCACCGGACGCCGGGTTCTGCGCCGGGCGTTTGCCGAGGCGGATGTGGGCATTTCCGGCGTCAATTTCGCGGTGGCCGAAACCGGCACCCTCTGCCTGGTGGAGAACGAAGGCAACGGCCGCATGTCCACCACGGTACCCGACATGCACATCGCCGTGATGGGTATCGAGAAAGTTATTGAGCGTTTGGCCGACCTGCCGGACCTACTGCGGCTGCTCACCCGGTCCGCCACCGGCCAGGCTGTCACGACTTATCTCAACTTGATCAGCAGCCCCCGCAAGCAAGACGAGTGCGACGGCCCGCGCCAGGTGCATTTGGTGCTTCTGGACAACGGCCGCAGTCGGATCTATGCCGACCGCCAGCTACGCGAAACCCTACGCTGTATCCGTTGCGGCGCATGCATGAATCATTGCCCCGTCTACGAGCGCTTGGGCGGACACGCTTACGGCACAGTTTACCCGGGGCCCATCGGACAGGTCGTCATGCCGCAACTGCACGGGCTTGACCGCGCCGGCAAGCTGACCCAGGCCTGCAGCCTCAACGGCGCCTGCGGCGAAGCCTGCCCCGTACGCATCCCCCTCCCCGACCTGATCCGCCGACTGCGGCATGAAGGTGTCACCCAGGACACCGGGAGTCCGGTCAAAGGCCATGGCCGCCAGCGCAAACCGGCAGAGGCGCTGACCTGGAAGATCTGGAGCCTGATCCACCGTACGCCTTGGCTCTATAGCCTGACCACCCACCTCGCCACCCGGGCGCGGAAGCTGTTGCCACCCTGGCCCCGCGCCTGGACAAACCACCGCGCACCGCTCGAACCTGCCGAACGGAGTTTCCGCGAGATGATGGAGCAGCGCGGACGTGATCCCGGAGGCAAGCAATGA
- a CDS encoding LutC/YkgG family protein codes for MNSKERILARLRHGRASSPATPYDAGGSPAETPVQLDIDSMIQALEAAHATVFRLPAKDWPNHLAGLAKEREWTRWWIGRDEAGKTWQNREPNSPATLFTDWDTQKHDLFDNAQVALSQAQGGITETGTLIVESHSNVPRTLSLVPPVHIVIVHESTLVATLQQALDQYGPGKMPTNLIFISGPSKTADIQQTLAYGAHGPKELVVYLCTAED; via the coding sequence ATGAACAGTAAAGAGCGCATCCTGGCCCGCTTGCGACACGGTCGCGCAAGCTCGCCGGCAACGCCCTACGATGCCGGTGGCAGCCCGGCGGAAACGCCCGTTCAGCTCGACATCGACAGCATGATTCAAGCGTTGGAAGCGGCACACGCCACAGTGTTTCGCTTACCGGCGAAGGACTGGCCCAACCATTTGGCCGGCTTGGCCAAGGAGCGGGAATGGACGCGCTGGTGGATCGGCCGCGACGAAGCTGGAAAAACCTGGCAAAACCGTGAGCCGAATTCGCCAGCCACCCTATTCACCGATTGGGACACCCAGAAACACGACCTCTTCGACAATGCGCAAGTCGCCCTTAGCCAAGCCCAGGGCGGCATTACCGAAACCGGCACCCTGATCGTCGAGAGCCATTCCAACGTGCCCCGCACGCTCTCGCTGGTGCCGCCGGTCCACATCGTGATCGTGCACGAGTCGACGCTGGTGGCCACGCTGCAGCAGGCGCTCGATCAGTATGGGCCAGGCAAGATGCCCACTAACCTGATCTTTATTTCCGGTCCCTCGAAGACCGCCGATATCCAACAAACCCTGGCCTATGGCGCTCATGGACCTAAAGAGCTGGTCGTTTATCTCTGCACCGCCGAGGACTGA
- a CDS encoding KamA family radical SAM protein: MNSIVNVPENFSNRIPTVEFEERRFQVYTDRQLDKIEAIQSLPEDTLFEMKVVSSVLPFRVNEYVINELINWDKVPNDPLYQLVFPQREMLKAEHYERMAQLHRSGADKKEIQAVAKEIREELNPHPAGQMQMNLPELDGEVLEGVQHKYRETVLFFPAQGQTCHSYCTFCFRWAQFVGDKDLKMSSTDAEKLHGYLREHTEISDLLVTGGDPMVMKTKNLVQYLEPLLEPEYDHIQTVRIGTKALTFWPYRFVTDKDADALIDLFARLVDGGKHVAIMAHYNHWQEITTDIAEEAIRRIRATGAEIRAQGPIIKHVNDDAEAWSKMWKKQVKLGIIPYYMFVERDTGAKNYFELPLAQAYDIYREAMKQVSGLGRTARGPSMSAGPGKVEVQGIAEIKGEKVFVLRFLQGRNPDWVQRPFFAKYSDTATWLHELEPAFGEEKFFFEDEYEAMRKGNG, encoded by the coding sequence ATGAATTCCATCGTCAACGTCCCCGAAAATTTTTCCAACCGTATTCCCACCGTGGAATTTGAAGAGCGCCGCTTCCAGGTCTACACCGACCGCCAGCTCGACAAGATCGAAGCCATTCAATCGCTGCCCGAAGACACCCTTTTCGAGATGAAGGTGGTCTCCAGCGTGCTACCGTTTCGGGTCAACGAGTATGTAATCAACGAGCTCATCAACTGGGACAAGGTCCCCAACGACCCGCTCTATCAATTGGTTTTTCCCCAACGCGAGATGCTCAAGGCCGAGCACTATGAGCGCATGGCCCAGCTGCATCGCAGTGGCGCCGACAAGAAGGAGATCCAAGCGGTCGCCAAAGAGATTCGCGAGGAACTGAACCCGCATCCGGCGGGCCAAATGCAGATGAATCTGCCTGAGCTGGATGGCGAAGTTCTCGAGGGCGTGCAGCACAAATACCGGGAAACCGTGCTCTTCTTCCCCGCCCAGGGCCAGACATGCCACTCCTACTGCACCTTCTGCTTCCGCTGGGCACAGTTCGTCGGCGATAAAGACCTGAAAATGTCCAGCACCGATGCCGAGAAACTGCACGGCTACCTGCGCGAACATACCGAGATTTCCGACCTGCTGGTCACCGGCGGCGATCCCATGGTGATGAAAACCAAGAACCTGGTGCAGTACCTGGAGCCATTGCTGGAGCCAGAGTACGACCACATCCAGACCGTCCGTATCGGTACCAAGGCACTGACCTTCTGGCCATACCGCTTCGTCACCGACAAGGACGCGGACGCGTTGATCGACCTGTTTGCACGCCTGGTCGACGGCGGCAAGCACGTCGCCATCATGGCCCACTATAACCACTGGCAGGAAATCACCACCGACATCGCCGAAGAAGCGATCCGCCGTATCCGCGCTACCGGCGCCGAGATCCGTGCTCAGGGCCCCATTATCAAGCACGTCAACGACGACGCCGAAGCCTGGTCCAAGATGTGGAAGAAGCAGGTGAAGCTGGGCATCATCCCCTACTACATGTTCGTCGAGCGGGACACCGGCGCAAAGAACTACTTCGAACTCCCACTCGCGCAGGCGTACGACATCTACCGCGAAGCTATGAAGCAAGTCTCCGGCCTTGGCCGCACCGCCCGCGGCCCCTCCATGAGCGCAGGTCCGGGCAAAGTCGAAGTCCAGGGTATTGCCGAAATCAAAGGCGAAAAGGTTTTCGTCCTACGCTTCCTCCAGGGCCGCAACCCGGATTGGGTCCAGCGTCCGTTCTTCGCCAAGTACAGCGACACAGCGACCTGGCTGCATGAGCTGGAGCCGGCCTTCGGAGAGGAGAAGTTCTTCTTTGAGGACGAATATGAGGCGATGAGGAAGGGGAATGGTTAA
- the trxA gene encoding thioredoxin, translating to MSETSYIFDATLENFQEKVLQASMQAPVLVDVWADWCEPCKQLMPVLERLATEYKGAFALAKVNADEQQELTGHLGVRSLPTVMLIKNGQAVDGFNGALTEGEIRKVLDKHVEPPEENPHDKANRLWEEGDLEGALAILTTLNQQDPNDTAVLIDLAQIKAELGDAETAQQILDSLAPEDKMQPHARQLVARLKFMEQAGQLPPVAELEKRLEADPKDSEALHQLALQHVLKENNAEAMALLIRLMQVDAGYKEGVAKTTLVELFDKLGNSNPDVRTYRRKLYTLMH from the coding sequence ATGAGTGAGACGTCCTACATCTTTGATGCCACCCTCGAGAACTTCCAGGAAAAGGTCTTGCAGGCTTCCATGCAGGCGCCGGTGCTGGTGGATGTGTGGGCCGATTGGTGCGAGCCCTGCAAGCAGTTGATGCCGGTATTGGAGCGATTGGCGACGGAATACAAAGGCGCCTTCGCCCTGGCTAAGGTGAACGCCGACGAGCAGCAGGAGCTAACCGGCCATCTGGGTGTCCGCAGCTTGCCCACGGTGATGTTGATCAAGAACGGCCAGGCCGTTGACGGGTTCAACGGCGCATTGACTGAGGGCGAGATACGCAAGGTGCTGGACAAGCATGTCGAGCCGCCGGAAGAGAACCCCCACGACAAGGCCAACCGTCTATGGGAAGAAGGGGATCTCGAGGGCGCACTGGCCATCCTGACCACTTTGAATCAGCAAGACCCGAACGATACCGCCGTGCTCATCGATCTGGCACAGATCAAGGCGGAGCTTGGTGACGCCGAAACGGCTCAGCAGATTCTCGACAGTCTGGCGCCCGAGGACAAAATGCAGCCTCATGCGCGCCAGTTGGTCGCCCGTCTGAAGTTCATGGAACAGGCGGGCCAGCTACCCCCGGTGGCTGAGCTGGAAAAGCGGCTGGAAGCCGATCCCAAGGATAGCGAAGCATTGCACCAGCTGGCGCTCCAGCACGTACTGAAGGAGAACAACGCCGAGGCCATGGCGCTGCTGATCCGTCTGATGCAGGTGGATGCCGGCTACAAAGAGGGCGTGGCTAAGACGACCCTGGTGGAACTGTTCGATAAACTGGGCAATAGCAATCCGGATGTGCGTACCTACCGCCGTAAACTGTATACCCTCATGCACTGA
- the lon gene encoding endopeptidase La encodes MTDAHHDDDETMEYIGKDENRQSLALPQQMMPKRMYLLPVQNRPFFPAQVQPVVVNQDPWQETLKRVGETDHHVVGLCFVDADEEMNVPESDDLEIMGCAARVHQSQRESGKIQFIAQGLQRFRIVQWLRRKPPYLVEVSYPQEPEENADELKAYTLAIISAIKDLLRTNPLYGEEVKQYLSRFGPDDSSPLADFGASMTSAKGPELQDVLDTVPLLRRMEKVLLLMRKEQEVARLQAEINDEVNTKVQKHQREFFLREQLKVIQRELGMSKDDKTADVERFKTRMAELEPPEHVQQRFDDEVQKLSVLEQGSPEYGVTRNYLDWLTQVPWGRYSEDHFDLAAARQVLDRDHDGLEDVKDRIIEFLAEGAYRGEVSGSIVLLVGPPGVGKTSVGRSVADALGRKFYRFSLGGMRDEAEIKGHRRTYIGAMPGKLVQALKDSQVSNPVIMLDEIDKVGASFQGDPASALLETLDPEQNSDFLDHYLDVRMDLSKVLFICTANVLDTIPRPLLDRMDVIRLSGYITEEKLAIAKHHLLPRLLKRAGLLKKQLNITDAAIRQVIEGYARESGVRNLEKTLHKIVRKGIVKLLEEPDTPIKVGVGDLQDFLGQPYFKKEKSLKGIGVVSGLAWTAMGGATLSIEASRIHSSQRGFKLTGQLGDVMRESADIAYSYVSSNLKRYKGDPTFFDKSFVHLHVPEGATPKDGPSAGVTMATALLSIARKEAPQPGIAMTGELTLTGQVLPVGGIREKVIAARRQKINTLILPEANRGDYEELPDYLKEGLDVHFAKHFSDVYPVCFSHKPRGGTSVH; translated from the coding sequence ATGACTGACGCACACCACGACGACGATGAAACCATGGAATATATCGGCAAGGACGAGAACCGGCAAAGCCTGGCACTGCCCCAGCAGATGATGCCCAAGCGCATGTATCTGCTGCCGGTCCAGAACAGGCCGTTCTTCCCGGCTCAGGTTCAGCCCGTCGTGGTGAACCAGGATCCCTGGCAAGAAACCCTTAAGCGCGTTGGCGAAACCGACCATCACGTGGTGGGCCTTTGCTTCGTCGATGCCGATGAGGAGATGAACGTCCCGGAAAGCGACGACCTGGAAATCATGGGCTGTGCCGCACGGGTTCACCAAAGCCAACGGGAGAGCGGCAAGATCCAGTTCATCGCCCAAGGCCTGCAGCGCTTCCGTATTGTACAGTGGCTGCGTCGCAAGCCGCCTTACCTGGTGGAAGTCAGCTACCCCCAGGAACCGGAGGAAAATGCGGACGAGCTGAAGGCCTATACGCTGGCCATTATCAGCGCCATCAAGGATCTGCTGCGCACCAACCCGCTCTACGGTGAAGAGGTGAAACAGTACCTATCCCGCTTCGGGCCGGACGACAGCTCGCCGCTGGCCGATTTCGGCGCTTCGATGACCAGCGCCAAGGGTCCGGAACTGCAGGATGTACTCGATACCGTACCGCTGCTACGCCGCATGGAGAAAGTCCTGCTACTGATGCGCAAGGAGCAGGAAGTTGCCCGCTTGCAAGCGGAAATCAACGACGAGGTGAACACCAAGGTCCAGAAGCACCAGCGAGAATTCTTCCTACGCGAGCAGCTCAAGGTGATCCAGCGCGAACTGGGTATGTCCAAGGACGACAAGACCGCCGACGTGGAGCGGTTCAAAACCCGCATGGCGGAACTGGAACCACCCGAACACGTGCAGCAGCGCTTCGACGACGAGGTACAGAAGCTATCTGTGCTGGAACAGGGCTCGCCCGAATATGGCGTCACCCGCAACTATCTCGACTGGCTGACGCAAGTGCCTTGGGGCCGATACTCTGAGGATCACTTCGACCTTGCCGCTGCGCGTCAGGTTCTGGACCGGGATCACGATGGCCTCGAAGACGTCAAAGACCGCATCATTGAGTTTCTCGCTGAAGGGGCGTACCGCGGAGAAGTTTCGGGCTCCATCGTTTTGCTGGTCGGCCCGCCCGGCGTCGGCAAGACGTCCGTTGGCCGCTCTGTTGCCGATGCATTAGGTCGCAAGTTCTACCGCTTCAGCCTGGGCGGTATGCGCGACGAAGCGGAGATTAAGGGCCATCGCCGAACCTATATCGGCGCCATGCCCGGCAAGCTGGTGCAGGCACTGAAGGATTCCCAGGTGTCGAATCCGGTGATCATGTTGGACGAAATCGATAAAGTCGGCGCTTCTTTTCAGGGCGATCCGGCCTCAGCCCTGCTGGAAACCCTCGACCCGGAGCAGAACAGCGATTTCCTGGACCACTACCTGGATGTGCGCATGGACCTGTCCAAGGTTCTGTTCATCTGCACCGCCAACGTGCTGGATACCATTCCGCGTCCGCTGCTCGACCGCATGGATGTCATCCGCCTGTCCGGCTATATCACGGAGGAAAAGCTGGCCATCGCCAAGCATCACCTGCTGCCTCGATTGCTCAAAAGAGCGGGACTGCTCAAGAAACAGCTCAACATTACCGACGCCGCCATCCGCCAGGTGATCGAAGGTTATGCCCGAGAATCCGGCGTGCGTAACCTGGAAAAGACACTGCACAAAATCGTCCGCAAGGGCATTGTTAAACTGCTGGAAGAGCCGGATACACCGATCAAGGTCGGTGTTGGCGACCTGCAGGACTTTCTGGGGCAGCCGTACTTCAAAAAGGAGAAGTCGCTTAAGGGTATCGGCGTGGTGAGCGGCCTGGCTTGGACAGCCATGGGCGGGGCGACGCTGAGCATCGAAGCGTCGCGCATTCATTCCAGCCAGCGCGGTTTCAAACTCACCGGGCAACTGGGTGACGTCATGCGGGAGTCGGCGGATATTGCCTACAGTTACGTCTCTTCGAATCTCAAACGCTACAAGGGCGATCCGACGTTTTTCGACAAATCCTTCGTGCACCTGCACGTCCCCGAGGGCGCGACACCGAAAGACGGCCCCAGCGCAGGCGTCACCATGGCCACCGCCTTGCTGTCCATCGCCCGGAAGGAAGCACCCCAGCCGGGCATTGCCATGACCGGCGAATTAACGCTGACAGGCCAGGTGCTCCCCGTGGGGGGCATCCGCGAAAAAGTGATTGCCGCACGGCGCCAGAAGATCAATACATTAATCTTGCCGGAAGCCAACCGCGGTGATTACGAAGAGTTGCCTGATTATTTGAAAGAGGGACTGGATGTGCATTTCGCGAAGCATTTTTCGGATGTTTATCCGGTGTGTTTCAGCCACAAACCCCGCGGTGGAACCAGCGTCCATTAA
- a CDS encoding MarR family winged helix-turn-helix transcriptional regulator: protein MNNYEQVLVALRRVIRATDLHSKRLSKNAGLTAPQLLIMRTIRDLGQVTIGTIADKVSLSQATVTTILDRLEHRKLVYRVRSTSDKRKVHAHLTDDGAALLASAPQPLQEEFIQKFQNLHEWEQSMIVASLQRVANMMDADEIDASPVLDLGPINREDGWKAQKKR, encoded by the coding sequence ATGAATAATTACGAGCAGGTGCTTGTCGCTCTCAGGCGCGTGATTCGCGCAACCGATCTTCATTCCAAGCGACTCAGTAAAAATGCCGGGCTTACGGCGCCCCAGTTGCTGATTATGCGGACGATCCGGGATCTCGGTCAGGTGACCATTGGGACCATTGCGGACAAAGTCAGTCTGAGTCAGGCGACGGTGACCACAATCCTCGATCGTCTTGAGCATCGCAAGCTGGTGTATCGGGTACGCAGCACCTCGGATAAGCGTAAAGTTCATGCGCACCTTACCGACGACGGGGCCGCCCTGCTGGCCTCCGCTCCCCAGCCTTTGCAGGAAGAGTTCATCCAGAAGTTCCAGAACCTCCACGAATGGGAGCAGAGCATGATCGTGGCTTCTCTTCAGCGCGTGGCCAACATGATGGATGCGGATGAAATCGACGCCTCGCCTGTTCTCGATTTAGGACCGATCAACCGTGAAGACGGTTGGAAGGCTCAGAAGAAGCGCTAG